Proteins found in one Bacillota bacterium genomic segment:
- a CDS encoding phosphoribosylanthranilate isomerase yields MSTSRVKVKICGLSRKQDVDFVNQLLPDYAGFVFAESRRRVSVAEAERMAQDLAPAMKKVGVFVNAPPSFVQDAAVRCNLDILQFHGRETSAYWQSFSKPIWKALRIRDQSALIQAADFNGIEALLLDSERGGSGRTFDWRLVKGLELPYPLILAGGLNPDNVLQAIAAVRPFAVDVSSGVETDGIKDFHKIQLFIEKVRGSYEYSI; encoded by the coding sequence ATGAGTACGAGCAGGGTTAAAGTCAAGATCTGCGGATTATCCCGCAAGCAGGACGTGGATTTTGTCAACCAACTCCTCCCTGATTACGCCGGCTTTGTCTTTGCGGAAAGCAGGCGCCGGGTAAGTGTGGCTGAAGCGGAACGGATGGCTCAGGACCTGGCGCCGGCCATGAAAAAGGTGGGGGTGTTTGTAAATGCGCCGCCGAGTTTTGTTCAAGATGCTGCGGTTCGGTGCAATCTGGATATTCTCCAGTTTCACGGCCGTGAAACAAGCGCTTACTGGCAGAGCTTTAGTAAGCCGATTTGGAAGGCACTTCGGATCAGAGATCAGAGCGCTCTGATTCAGGCCGCTGATTTTAATGGCATTGAGGCGCTGCTCCTTGACTCAGAAAGGGGTGGGTCAGGAAGAACCTTCGATTGGCGGCTGGTGAAGGGGCTGGAGCTGCCTTATCCTCTGATTCTGGCAGGAGGGCTCAACCCAGATAACGTGCTTCAGGCAATTGCCGCCGTCAGGCCCTTTGCCGTGGATGTGAGCAGTGGCGTTGAGACCGATGGCATTAAGGATTTTCACAAAATTCAACTGTTTATCGAGAAAGTGAGGGGATCATATGAGTACAGCATTTAA
- the trpB gene encoding tryptophan synthase subunit beta — protein MSTAFKVGRYGMFGGQYVPETLMHALIELEREYERCLEDGEFWSEYHYYLQEYSGRPTPLYFAANLTKALGGGKIYLKREDLNHTGAHKINNVIGQVLLAKRMGKTRIIAETGAGQHGVATATVCAMMNLVCEVYMGAEDVKRQELNVFRMELLGAKVNAVESGTKTLKDATNEAIRDWVANVDNTFYVIGSVVGPHPYPAMVRDFQRIIGDEVRRQMLAGEGRLPDHLVACVGGGSNAMGLFYPFVNDPEVQLYGVEAAGLGLDTYKHAASISRGTPGVIHGMMTYLLQDEEGQILPVHSISAGLDYPGVGPEHAYLHHIGRSQYAAVTDREALDAFQLLAETEGIIPALESAHAVAFVQKLAPKTNKDELIVVNLSGRGDKDVYTAAAALKKEGLV, from the coding sequence ATGAGTACAGCATTTAAAGTGGGCCGGTACGGTATGTTTGGCGGGCAGTATGTTCCCGAAACTCTCATGCATGCCCTGATTGAACTGGAGCGGGAGTATGAGCGCTGCCTTGAAGACGGCGAATTTTGGTCTGAGTATCACTACTATCTTCAAGAGTACTCTGGAAGACCAACTCCCCTGTATTTTGCCGCCAATCTCACAAAAGCTCTCGGTGGGGGCAAAATCTATCTGAAGCGGGAGGATCTGAACCACACCGGTGCCCACAAGATCAACAATGTGATTGGTCAGGTGCTGCTGGCTAAAAGAATGGGGAAAACACGGATCATTGCTGAAACCGGAGCCGGTCAGCATGGAGTGGCCACCGCCACCGTATGCGCCATGATGAATCTGGTCTGTGAAGTCTATATGGGAGCGGAAGATGTTAAGCGCCAGGAATTAAATGTGTTTCGAATGGAGCTGTTGGGAGCCAAGGTAAATGCGGTGGAGTCCGGCACCAAAACCCTGAAGGATGCCACCAATGAGGCGATTCGGGACTGGGTTGCCAATGTAGATAATACCTTCTACGTAATCGGATCGGTAGTTGGACCCCATCCTTATCCCGCCATGGTCCGGGATTTTCAGCGGATTATCGGGGATGAAGTGCGGAGGCAGATGCTGGCTGGGGAAGGGCGCCTTCCGGATCATCTGGTGGCCTGCGTTGGCGGGGGCAGCAATGCCATGGGCTTGTTCTATCCGTTTGTCAATGATCCTGAGGTGCAGCTGTATGGTGTGGAAGCCGCGGGGCTGGGTTTGGATACCTACAAGCATGCCGCCTCGATCAGCCGGGGCACTCCAGGGGTCATCCACGGCATGATGACCTATCTGCTGCAGGATGAAGAAGGCCAGATCCTGCCGGTCCATTCAATATCAGCCGGGCTGGACTACCCGGGTGTGGGTCCAGAGCATGCTTACCTGCATCACATAGGCAGATCCCAGTATGCAGCTGTAACCGATCGGGAAGCGCTGGATGCGTTTCAGCTCTTGGCGGAAACAGAGGGGATTATCCCCGCTTTGGAAAGTGCCCATGCGGTGGCCTTTGTCCAGAAGCTGGCGCCAAAAACAAACAAGGATGAGCTGATTGTGGTAAACCTTTCGGGACGTGGTGATAAGGATGTCTATACTGCAGCGGCAGCTCTAAAGAAGGAGGGCCTGGTATGA
- the trpC gene encoding indole-3-glycerol phosphate synthase TrpC, with amino-acid sequence MMLERIIADRKRTVGALKKSWPLDLAAVDRTRLNPCRDLKAAISSAPGLGIIAEVKQASPSKGIICQDFDPSAIAKEYAANKAAGISVLTEPKYFLGKDEYLPEIGAVVSLPILRKDFIIDPYQILEAKLLGADCILLIAAVLSLGELVDFIKLAKELKLQCLVEVHNQTELDMALEAGADFVGINNRNLHTFETNLEVTLELASFIPKDIVVISESGVHTRSDMELLEAAGVDGVLIGESLMRAADISQKFRELRGELDEYEQG; translated from the coding sequence ATGATGCTGGAGCGGATTATAGCTGATCGAAAAAGAACTGTTGGTGCGTTAAAGAAAAGCTGGCCTTTGGATCTGGCTGCAGTGGATCGAACCAGGTTGAACCCATGCCGGGATTTGAAAGCGGCCATAAGTTCTGCTCCAGGATTAGGGATAATTGCCGAAGTGAAGCAGGCTTCGCCGTCTAAGGGGATCATCTGCCAGGATTTTGATCCTAGTGCCATTGCCAAGGAGTATGCCGCCAATAAGGCTGCGGGAATTTCGGTTTTAACTGAACCCAAGTATTTCTTAGGGAAGGATGAGTACCTGCCCGAGATTGGGGCAGTAGTCTCCCTTCCCATTCTGCGCAAAGATTTCATTATCGATCCCTACCAGATTCTGGAAGCTAAGCTGCTGGGAGCCGACTGCATTCTCCTGATCGCAGCGGTGCTAAGCCTTGGAGAGTTGGTGGATTTTATCAAGCTTGCCAAAGAGCTTAAGCTCCAGTGTCTGGTGGAGGTCCACAATCAAACGGAACTGGATATGGCTTTGGAAGCTGGGGCAGATTTTGTGGGCATTAACAACCGCAATCTCCATACTTTCGAGACCAATCTGGAGGTAACTCTGGAACTTGCCTCTTTTATCCCCAAGGACATAGTGGTGATCAGTGAAAGTGGGGTCCACACCCGCTCCGATATGGAGCTGCTGGAGGCTGCGGGAGTCGATGGGGTGCTGATTGGTGAAAGCCTGATGCGGGCAGCAGATATTTCCCAAAAGTTTAGGGAACTTAGAGGTGAGCTGGATGAGTACGAGCAGGGTTAA